From the genome of Thermogutta terrifontis, one region includes:
- a CDS encoding CBS domain-containing protein has translation MASLLNTFNISREPVARLATSPVVSVARGVPLRTVLELMRDQKLGAVTVCDRGQTVGIFTERDALRCLAEATDLETPIGDVASPNPVTVEKKDSLAEAISRMSYRGYRHLPLVDDDGQVVGMVDAINIIQWLVEHFPRAVYTLPPTPDVLIEREGP, from the coding sequence ATGGCGTCTCTTTTGAACACCTTCAACATCTCGCGTGAGCCCGTGGCACGGCTGGCCACGTCTCCTGTTGTTTCTGTGGCGCGTGGCGTTCCCCTGAGAACTGTTCTGGAGCTAATGCGGGATCAGAAGCTGGGCGCTGTGACCGTCTGCGATCGCGGTCAAACCGTGGGGATCTTCACAGAGAGAGACGCCCTCCGCTGTTTGGCGGAGGCCACGGATTTGGAGACCCCAATAGGAGACGTGGCATCTCCCAACCCGGTGACTGTGGAAAAGAAAGACAGTCTGGCAGAAGCTATTTCGCGCATGTCCTACCGTGGCTATCGGCATCTGCCCCTGGTGGATGACGATGGACAGGTTGTGGGGATGGTCGATGCGATCAACATCATTCAGTGGCTTGTGGAACATTTTCCGCGTGCGGTGTACACATTACCTCCAACTCCTGACGTTTTGATCGAGCGTGAAGGGCCCTGA
- a CDS encoding PLP-dependent aminotransferase family protein, producing the protein MGERALTGNGESRREMMPSWQKEQAEVERVLSGLSRRAAWSGGPPIANVLMARVLAQPDLISLAAGFVEHLSLPVELVERAIEKLFSSRTVALESLQYGTTLGHPRLRRAIWERLCQEDAAVGLRHAGPEQIVITAGSNQLLYLVAEALLDPGDIILCAAPSYFVFLGMIKSFGARSVGVACDHHGMIPDALEDRLAWLERRGELDRVKAIYVASYFDNPTGLSLASERRPALVEVAQRWSRKHRLYIIEDCAYRDLSYYEEEWSSLRSYDATGQYVVMLGSFSKSFSPGLRVGWGLLPPALLDPVLSLKGHHDFGSPNFNQMVMATILEEGWLEEHVARLRSIYRRKLEATLKAVEGMLRPVVAVDYVPPRGGLYVWLQLPEEWDTGVEGPLFQSAVEEGVVYVPGEYCFPEEGEPPRRCCLRVSFAMPDDVSLEKGMARLARAIARCGSAAPR; encoded by the coding sequence ATGGGGGAACGCGCATTGACTGGGAATGGAGAAAGTCGGCGGGAAATGATGCCTTCATGGCAAAAAGAACAGGCGGAGGTGGAGCGAGTCCTATCCGGGTTGAGCCGGCGAGCCGCCTGGTCTGGGGGGCCTCCGATTGCCAATGTCCTGATGGCCAGGGTCCTCGCCCAGCCGGACCTCATTTCCCTCGCGGCTGGCTTTGTGGAGCACCTCTCCCTCCCGGTGGAGCTTGTGGAAAGAGCAATCGAAAAACTTTTTTCCAGTCGGACAGTGGCCCTCGAATCGCTCCAGTACGGGACCACCCTGGGGCATCCCCGTCTTCGCCGGGCCATCTGGGAACGCCTCTGTCAGGAGGACGCGGCGGTGGGCCTGCGCCACGCCGGTCCAGAGCAGATCGTCATTACGGCGGGGAGCAATCAGTTGCTTTATCTTGTGGCTGAGGCGCTCCTGGATCCGGGCGATATTATCCTCTGCGCAGCGCCGAGTTATTTCGTGTTCTTGGGAATGATCAAAAGCTTCGGGGCCCGCAGCGTCGGTGTGGCCTGCGACCATCACGGCATGATTCCCGACGCCCTGGAGGACCGGCTGGCGTGGTTGGAACGACGTGGCGAGCTGGACCGCGTCAAGGCCATCTACGTGGCCTCCTATTTCGACAATCCGACGGGGCTCAGCCTTGCGTCGGAAAGGCGTCCGGCCCTCGTCGAAGTGGCCCAACGCTGGTCGCGGAAACATCGCCTCTACATCATTGAGGACTGCGCGTATCGCGATCTCTCGTATTACGAAGAGGAGTGGTCCTCCCTCCGCAGTTATGACGCCACCGGTCAGTACGTCGTGATGCTCGGCTCGTTTTCAAAATCGTTTTCTCCGGGACTCCGAGTGGGTTGGGGACTGCTTCCCCCTGCGCTCCTGGACCCGGTGCTTTCCCTCAAAGGACATCACGATTTCGGCTCGCCCAATTTCAACCAGATGGTCATGGCCACGATCCTCGAGGAAGGCTGGCTGGAAGAACACGTGGCGCGGCTGCGCTCGATCTACCGCCGCAAACTGGAAGCCACTCTCAAGGCTGTGGAGGGCATGCTCCGGCCGGTCGTGGCAGTGGATTACGTGCCGCCCCGGGGCGGTCTCTACGTGTGGCTGCAACTGCCCGAAGAATGGGACACCGGTGTGGAAGGGCCGCTCTTCCAGTCAGCCGTGGAGGAAGGTGTCGTGTATGTGCCGGGGGAATACTGCTTTCCCGAAGAAGGGGAACCGCCACGGCGCTGTTGTCTCCGCGTGAGCTTCGCCATGCCAGATGACGTCAGCCTGGAGAAGGGGATGGCACGCCTGGCACGGGCCATCGCGCGATGTGGGAGTGCCGCCCCACGTTAA
- a CDS encoding YkgJ family cysteine cluster protein produces the protein MNSRNRQKNYWLTRRSAPVAGNGQLRRKDIPAGETLCFYCPAKCCHYIALTIDRPRTWEEFDTVRWFLLHERTAVFVDNGQWYLLVFLTCTKLQPDGRCGIYPLRPKICRDYDTDICEFEENAVYDQFFELPEQLEEYAEALLGPREGGSLRSPRPELLPVLS, from the coding sequence ATGAACTCGCGGAATCGGCAGAAAAATTACTGGCTGACCCGGCGTTCGGCCCCGGTCGCGGGCAACGGCCAGCTTCGGCGGAAGGACATCCCCGCGGGGGAAACGCTGTGCTTTTACTGCCCTGCCAAGTGCTGCCATTACATCGCTTTGACGATTGATCGTCCTCGAACCTGGGAAGAGTTCGACACGGTCCGCTGGTTCCTCCTTCATGAGCGGACAGCGGTTTTTGTGGACAACGGGCAGTGGTACTTATTGGTGTTTCTCACCTGCACGAAGCTCCAGCCGGACGGCCGCTGCGGGATTTATCCCCTCCGCCCAAAAATCTGTCGCGACTACGATACAGATATCTGCGAGTTTGAAGAGAACGCGGTGTACGACCAGTTCTTCGAACTTCCCGAGCAATTGGAAGAATACGCGGAGGCGCTCCTCGGTCCGCGGGAGGGTGGATCCCTGCGATCTCCCCGGCCGGAACTTCTGCCCGTCCTCTCCTGA
- a CDS encoding LptF/LptG family permease, whose translation MFFATIIDRYIARHFFQSFFVCFFSLVCIFVVFDFFTNLDEFLRAADAGGGLLKLTLLYYGPQSLAFLDRMLGLLVLTAAMFTTAWLQRQQEMVALLAAGISRARVTAPVVVGSVVLILLGVCNREMILPRMIHLLARTNTDLLGEKGWPIQARYDNETDILLRGRAAYRKDYRIAEPNFLLPPGLDQYGGQLQAENAYYLPATKDHPSGYLLDRMVRPKDLKDKPSLFLRGRPVILTPHDHPWLKDDQCFVVSNIDFEQLTGGRAWREYSSTLGLIRGLHNPSLDLGADVRVRIHARIVQPLRDLNLLFLGLPLVVRREQRNVFIALGLGILVVGLFTAVVLTCEYLGNIYLLSPAFAVWLPFFISIPAAVAQLDWLWE comes from the coding sequence ATGTTTTTCGCCACCATCATTGATCGCTACATCGCCCGGCACTTCTTCCAGTCTTTCTTCGTCTGCTTTTTCAGTCTCGTGTGCATCTTTGTGGTCTTCGACTTTTTTACCAACCTCGATGAGTTTCTCCGCGCCGCCGACGCGGGGGGCGGGCTGCTGAAACTGACACTCCTCTATTACGGTCCGCAGTCGCTGGCTTTTCTGGACCGTATGCTCGGGCTGCTGGTGCTGACGGCCGCCATGTTCACCACGGCCTGGCTGCAGCGGCAGCAGGAGATGGTGGCACTTCTGGCGGCGGGGATTTCGCGTGCCCGGGTGACCGCCCCCGTCGTGGTCGGCTCGGTTGTGCTCATCCTGCTTGGGGTCTGCAATCGAGAAATGATTCTTCCCCGCATGATTCACCTCCTTGCCCGAACCAACACCGATCTGCTGGGCGAGAAAGGCTGGCCGATTCAGGCCCGGTATGATAACGAGACGGATATCCTACTTCGCGGTCGTGCCGCCTACCGAAAAGACTATCGGATTGCCGAACCCAACTTCCTCCTGCCGCCGGGTCTGGATCAGTACGGCGGGCAGCTTCAGGCCGAGAATGCGTATTATCTTCCCGCCACCAAAGACCACCCCAGCGGCTATCTTTTGGACAGGATGGTCCGCCCCAAGGATTTGAAGGATAAACCCTCGCTCTTCCTCCGGGGACGCCCGGTCATCCTCACTCCGCACGATCATCCCTGGCTTAAGGACGATCAGTGTTTTGTGGTCAGTAACATCGATTTTGAACAGTTAACAGGAGGAAGGGCATGGCGGGAATATTCCTCCACGCTGGGTCTGATTCGCGGATTGCATAATCCGAGTCTGGATCTGGGCGCGGACGTGCGGGTGCGGATCCATGCCCGGATTGTGCAGCCTCTTCGCGATCTCAACCTGCTGTTTTTAGGGTTGCCTTTGGTGGTGCGGCGGGAGCAGAGAAACGTCTTCATCGCGCTGGGGTTGGGCATTCTTGTCGTGGGCCTTTTCACAGCCGTCGTCCTCACCTGCGAATATCTGGGCAACATCTACCTACTATCCCCGGCGTTTGCGGTATGGCTGCCATTTTTCATCTCCATCCCCGCCGCCGTGGCGCAGTTGGACTGGCTTTGGGAATAA